From the Paraflavitalea soli genome, the window AACGCTGATCCCTTTTTTATTTGGCCGGATACAACGGCAGGGATCATATTTACTCTCCTTCTACCGCCAACCTTTCATTACCTTTGCATTCTTTATGAAATCTGGGTTTGTAAGCATATTTGGTCGCCCCAATGCGGGCAAAAGCACGTTGTTGAACGCCTTAATGGGCGAGAAGCTCGCTATTGTATCCCCCAAAGTGCAAACCACCCGCCACCGCATCAAGGGCATCGTCACCACTCCCGGATACCAGATCATCTTTTCCGATACTCCCGGCATCATTGAACCCACCTACAAGTTACAGGAGAAAATGATGCATGCGGTACAACAGGCCAAAGAAGATACCGATGTGGCCGTATTCCTGTTGGATGTAAGAGAGAGCCTGACAGAAGTGAATGCGCTTTTTGAATCCATCCAGGTGAAGGCGCCCGTTATTGTAGCCATCAACAAGCTGGATACGGTGGATGCCACCCAAAAGGAAGCAGTCTTCAACTTCTTCCGGTCCAAACCGTACGCCAAAGAAGTAGTAGGTCTTTCCGCCCTGAAAGGATTGCAGGTAGATGAGTTGTTACAAACCATCGTTAAATACCTGCCCGAAGGGGAACCCTTCTTTGCAGAAGATGAAATGACCGACCTGCCCACCCGGTTCTTTGTAGGCGAAATGATCAGGGAAAAGATATTCTACCTGTTCAAAGACGAAATACCCTACCATACCACCGTTATTGTGCGGGAATTCAAAGAGAAAACAACCCTGGTAAAGATCGTAGCCGATATCATTGTACAGCGCGAATCACAAAAAGCGATCCTGCTGGGCGAAGGTGGTAAGATGATCAAACAACTGGGAACAGATGCGCGGAAGGATATCGAGGCATTTATAGGACAGAAAGTGTTCCTGGAATTATTTGTGAAGGTGAAGCCCAAATGGAGAGACAACGATTTCATGCTGAAAGAATACGGTTATCATTAAAAATTTAAGTAGCAGATATGGCTGGTTTTACGGTAGCAATAGTAGGAAGACCCAATGTAGGGAAGAGTACATTTTTTAATCGCTTGCTGGAACAACGCAAGGCAATTGTGGATGATGTTAGTGGTGTAACCCGCGACCGCCAGTATGGTGTGGCTGACTGGAATGGAAAATCATTTAACGTAATTGATACAGGCGGTTTTGTAGCACAAAGTGAAGATATATTTGAGAAAGAGATCCGCAAGCAGGTAATGATCGCTTTGGAAGAAGCCAATGCCCTCATATTTATGGGTGATGCCGCCACCGGCATTACCGACCTCGATGAATCAATGGCCGATGTATTGCGCCGCACCTCCAAACCGGTATTCCTGGCAGTGAATAAGGTCGACAATCCAGACCGTATGCTGGAAGCCACCGAGTTCTACGGAATGGGCTTCGACAATGTTTTCTTTATTTCTTCCATGACCGGCAGCGGCAGCGGAGAGCTCCTGGACGCTATTACCGCCCTCATCCCCGAAGAGCCTGCTACGGAATCGGAAGACTATATGGGAGAGGATGGTGAAGCAGTGCCGGCCCCTCCGGCCATACCCAAATTTGCTATTATCGGGCAACCGAATGTGGGTAAATCCTCCCTGCTGAACGCCTTGATCGGACAGGAACGTACCATCGTAAGCGATATTGCCGGCACCACACGCGATACCATTCACACACACTATAATCTCTTCCAGAAAGAGTTTGTATTGATCGATACGGCGGGTATCCGCCGCAAGACCAAGGTACATGAAGACCTGGAGTTTTACTCGGTCATCAGGGCTATCAAAGCCATGGATGAAGCAGATGTTTGTATGCTGTTGCTGGATGCTGAAAAAGGCATTACTGCGCAAGACCTGAATATATTCAGCCTCCTGGTACGGAAAGGGAAAGGCATCGTTATCCTGGTCAACAAATGGGACCTGATGGAGAAAGTGACCAATACGGCCAGGGATTACGAAGAGCAGCTTAAAAAACGCCTTGCCCCCTTCAATGATGTACCCATCCTGTTTATCTCGGCCAAAGACAAGCTCCGTATCCACAAGGCCATTGAACTGGCCCTGGATGTATTTGACACCAAATCACGCCGGATATCTACCTCCCAACTAAATGAGGTAATGCTGAAAGCCATCGAATCTTACCATCCCCCGGTGGTGCGCGGTAACTCCATAAAGATCAAATTTGTGACCCAGTTGCCCACACATGTTCCTTCTTTTGCCTTCTTCTGTAACTATCCGGACGAAGTAAAGCAACCATATAAGAACTACCTGGAGAATCAACTAAGACAGAATTTCAATTTCAAAGGAGTGCCCGTACGCCTGTTCTTCCGTAAGAAATAGGGCAAACCGGCGCCAGCTAACAGGAAGTAAATCAAAATTTTAGTGCCAGTTATCAAAATATTTGCATAATAGCAAAAAGGTATTACTTTTGCGCCCATCTCAATCAAACTCAAAAAGCAATTCCAAATGAAAAAGTTTTTCGCAATTTTAGCTATCGCTGCTTCTTTAACAGCTTGTAGCGATGGTGGTACTGCAGAAGAAGCAAAGTCAGATACTACTGCTACTGCTCCTGCTGCTGACACTACTGCTCCTGCTCCTGTAGACACTACAGCTCACGCTGCTGATACTACTAAGCCTGCAGTAGACACAACCAAGAAATAGTAGCCCCGGCAAAATACTTAAACTATTTGCACGAAGCTGGCCTCTCTTATGAGAGGCTTTTTTTATGCCTACAGGCGTCATTCCTCCTGCCTTGCCGGGACATATATCATAATTAATCATCCGACAATCATACCGCTCAGAACTTGCCCAATATTTTAAATTATTGACTATATTGGTTCTCCAAATCACCCCAATGCTCACTAAACCTCTGGAATCCATCTCCTGTGTTTACCATTTCTGGTAACATTATTCAACGCCTGTTAAAACTATTCAATGATGAAGCACCTCTACCTGTTATTAACAGTATGCCTGTACTGTGCCACCTCCACCAACGCACAAACAAAATACTGGATTGGCCTCCCCACCGGAGCCAATTGGAACGATCCCAACAACTGGTCCAACAGTCCCGGCGGAAGCCCTGGCATTGATGTCCCCAATGGCAATACCTACAATGCTGTTTTTAATCAAAATGCCCTGGTGAATGTAGACCTTACTTCTATCAACCTCAACTCCCTCACCGTAACCAACAATGCTACTGCCCGGCTGTACACGCCTGCAGTGGGCAGTATCATTACACTGTTCAGCACCAGCGTAGCTGCTCCGGCATTGCAGGTCGACCTCGGTAGCACCCTGGAAGATAGCTGTTCTACAGCCGGTACTGAGTTCATTACCCGTTTTGCCAATAACTCACAAGGGCTGATCAACGGTACCTGGAGTTTTTTTGGCGTACCTGCTGTCACCACTCCTACCCCGTTAGCAGCCGGAATTGCCTATGCACGGTTTCCCGTTACCACCACTTATACCAACCTCGTAAGAGTGAATGGTACCATTAAGCTGGCCAATGATTTCACCTACTTTGATTGTAACGTTCCGGCATACATGTATTTTGAGAATGGCTCCCAATATTGGGTCGCACGAAGCGGCGGGATCGTACCAAGAGCTACCTGGCACGCCAATTCGACCATACTGGTAACCGGTACCGTATTTGCCGGCCCCAACGTCGGCTTGCCCGCCACCGGTCAGGGCATCGGTAACCTGGTGATCGACTGTCCATCCGTTTCATCGGGCTCTACCTCTTTCCTGCTTCCCAACGGCCTGCAGATCAACGGCAACTTACAGGTGCTCAATACCAATAATGCCAACATGCTCATAGGCTCCAGCAGCAACGGTAATCCTGTCAACTATACTATCCTGGGCAACCTGGAAATAAGCCCCAATGCTTTTGTAACATTGGGTGGAACCAACCTGGGCTTCAGCTATGCCATGCAGGTAAATGGCAACTATGTGCAAACAGGCGGCACCTTCAACCTGCGCAACAATATAGGAACGGTCACACAGCCTACCGTACTGAGTGTAAAAGGCAATTTCAATCAATCCGGTGGCACCTTTGGTTGTTTGAATACTACCGTAAGCACAGTGAGCGATCTCTTTGTAGTAGAACTGAATGGCACCACCAACCAGAATATCTCTTCCGCTGCCGGTAGCATCAATAACTCCACCAACCAGGTTGTATTGCGGCTCAACAATACGGCCGGCGCCACCTTGCTCACGCCCCTGGCGGTAGGTAAGATCAGCTGGAACACAGCCGGCAAAGGCAACCTGACCACCACTTCCACCAACGTATTGACCATTAAGAATACCGACCTCAGCGATCCGCTGGTCGTAAATGGAGCTTCCAACAGTGGTTATGTCAATGGTCCCGTTGGAAGGGCTACAGCTTCCAACCAGTATTACAAATTCCCCACTGGTAAAGGCGGCGCCCTCAGGGAATGTGAAGTACAGCCTGCCACGGCCACCACATCCGAATATTCAGCCGAATATTTCGGTACCGCTTATAGCGACCTGACCGTACAAGCCCCGCTTACAGGTGTTTCAAATCAGCAATACTGGAATATCAGTCGTGTATCCGGTAGTGATGCAGTCATTCGCCTCACACTGTCAGGAGCCGTACCAGGCGCCAGCGCCACCGACACACTGGTAGTAGCCCATTATACCGGAGGTAGCTGGACAGATGCCAGGGGCACGAAACTCAGCCCCGGTAATTCCACAACAGGTAGTCTTGAAACAAAAGACCTCTCCAGCTTCAGCCCTTTTACTTTTGCCTATACTTCACTGGTTGTTACCCCCATCTACCTTACCAGCTTTACAGCACGCAAGGACGGCGGTACTGCAAAGCTCAACTGGGTTATCACCGACAACAGTACACCACAAAAGTTTGAGATACTCCGGTCCACTACCGGCACCAACTTCTCCGTGATCGGTACAGTAGCCGGCGCTGATAAAAAACTGGTCTATGATTTTACCGACAACGCACTTCCCAGTGGCACTGTTTATTACAGGTTGCGCATGATAGATATAGACGGCTCTGGTGAACTTACCAAGATTGTGGCTATTATGAATGGCAGCAAGGGTGTAGTGATCACTTCCATGATGCCTACCCTGGTAACCAACCGGGCACGCCTCAACATCACCTCATCCGAAAAAGTGAGTATGCAGCTGGTGGTCACCGATATATATGGCCGCAGCATCAAAAACCAGGTGCACACACTTACAACAGGCAACCAGGAGATCTGGATGAACCTGGCCACCCTGCCAGCCGGCACTTACCAGGTAACAGGGTATCTGCAATCTGGCGAAAAAACAAGCACCATCCGGTTTATCAAGCAATAGATACCGGCAACAATACACGAAAATCCTCCTGCGCAATCGCAGGAGGATTTTTTTTCGTATGTACGGAAGGCTTTTAATGCCTCCAATATCTATGCAACAAACCAAAACCTTGCTGCTGGCCCTCATCATTATGGGCCAACTGAATAGTATAGCCCAGAAACGATGGACAGGCCTCGCCGGAGATGGACAATGGCTCACGCCAACTAATTGGTCGGGCAATAGTATACCAACAGCTATTGATGACGTAATTCTTGACAATACATTCACTTCCGCCAACTATACGGTACTATTGCCCCCAGGCAATATAACTGTAATGGTCAACTCACTAACGATTACACCCGCCGCTGACCATACCATCGAAGCCATATTACCCCTTACCAATACAGCCATACCTGGCTTGCGGCTCACCAATACCGGCACAGCATTACGGATCAATAAGGGTGGTATTTTCAGGAATGCTTCCGGCGCCCTCTCAGGCATCCCCATCGACATCGCTGGCGCGCTTTGGATAGGTAATGATGGTCGATACATACACAATACACCAAGGTCACATGCAGCAGTGGTGGGCAATCTGTCAGCCAGCCCCGGTACCGAATCAGGCATCTTTGAATTTGATATCAAGGGCGGAGGCCCCTTAATATCCTTTGCCGGCAAAACCTTTGGCACCCTGGTACTGTCGGCCACGGCAGCAGGCGGCGCCAGGACCTACAATGCCAACGGAGCTACACCTGTAATAATCCGTGGCAATTTCCTCATTAATGATGGTGTGAGTTTTAACCTCGACCTGGATGATACGATCTTTATCCGGGGAAACTATGAACAGCGGGGCGGTATCTTCAACCTCGGCAGCGGCCCCAATAATACCGTGGTACAAATTGGCAAACACCTCCTGCAATCAAAAGGGATTATTACCGAGAACAACAATGGTCTGCCCATCCTGGAGATGAATGGCGCCGGCCCTCAACAGCTTTCAATGGCGGGTGGCATTGCCAATAGCGTGGCTCTAAAGATCAACAATGCCGCTGGTGTTGTATTGCAAACGCCACTTTCCTTACCTTATCAATTGGAACTGACTGCCGGGCAGGTAAACACCAGTTCCACCAACCTGCTAACCTTGCAGGCAACCTGTACCGTGAAAGTCGACTCCTTGTCTTCCACCAGCTTTATCAATGGCCCGTTGAAGAAACTGGGATTAATGGCCCAGGATCAATTCCTGTTTCCCATAGGCAAGGGCAACACCCACCGGTGGCTAAGCCTTACCCAGGTTACCGGCAACTATACCGTAGAGTTTTTCCGCGCCAATCCAAAACTCATGAGCAGTACCTACCATGCCAACCTCCATCATATTTCATCTATTGAACATTGGACCATTGTCGCCGACCTGTCACCCACCCCGCAAACAGCCGTAAAACTCTCTTTTAATGATCCCAACAGCGGCGGTGTTACCGACCTGGCCACCCTGCGCGTAGCCCGGCTATCAGGCAATACCTGGTCCGATGCCGGTAATACTGGCTGCATGGGCAGCCCCGGCTCCAATGGGTTTGTTACCAGCTATGCCCTCAGTTCCTTTGGCGCCACCGAATATTTTTCCCTGGCCAGTACAACCGGCAGTTTCAACCCTTTACTGGTAAACCCGCGTACCCGTCCTGCTACAGAAACCGGGGGCATCCTGTCTGGTATTTGTGCGCCTTCCATTACCAGCGGCGCCACGCGATTGCTGCTCACCACCAGGAAAAAAGCGGAGGCGCAACTAATGATCGCAGATATTATGGGGAGAGTAATCAAAATAATACCTGTCTGGTTGCCCAAAGGCAGTAACAGCATACCCATCAACGCCACTTCCTTTCCTGCCGGCATATATACCATTACTGTTTCCGCACCGGAATATGCAATGCAACCCACACGGTTCATCAAACAATAAACGGTCGGCATGGACATAGAAAAAGGGTGGGCCATCATGGAAGACAACCCACCCTTTCAGATCAGTTTCCTGATTATAATAACTTAAAGGACTCCAGGAACTTGGTATTGAAGTTGCCTTTGATGAAATCTTCGTTCTTCATGAGTTGCTGATGAAAAGGAATGGTAGTCTTTACCCCTTCGATCACATACTCATTCAGGGCACGGCTCATGGTATTGATGGCCTCTTCCCTGGTGCGTGCTACGGCAATGATCTTGGCGATCATGGAATCGTAGTAAGGAGGTATCACATACCCGGCGTATACATGCGAATCGATACGGATACCATGACCACCGGGCTGGTTCAGTACCGTGATCTTACCAGGACTGGGCCTGAAATCATTGTACGGATCTTCTGCATTGATACGGCATTCGATGGCGTGCATTTGTGGTTCATAGTTCTGACCACTGATCGCTTCGCCCGAGGCTATTTTAATTTGCTCCTTAATAAGGTCAAAATTGGTCACTTCTTCCGTTACACAATGTTCTACCTGGATACGCGTATTCATTTCCATGAAGTAGAAATTGCGGTGCTTATCTACCAGGAACTCGATGGTGCCTACACTTTCATATCCAATGGCAGAAGCCGCTTTGATGGCAGCATCGCCCATGCGCTGGCGCAATTCCGGTGTCATAAAAGGCGAAGGAGATTCTTCCACCAGTTTCTGGTGACGGCGCTGAATAGAGCAATCCCTTTCACTGAGGTGGCACACCTTACCATAGCGGTCGCCGGCTACCTGTATCTCGATATGGCGTGGCTCTTCCACAAACTTCTCCATATAGATACCATCGTTCTTAAAGGAAGCGCCGGCTTCAATTTTGGCAGTGTTGTAGTTCTTCTCCATCTCGTCTTCCTGCCACACTACCCGCATACCTTTACCACCACCACCGGCAGTAGCTTTCAGGATCACCGGGTAACCTATCTCTTTGGCCAGGCTTTTGGCCTCTTCCAGGCTTTGAAGTAAACCTTCACCACCGGGCACCACCGGTACACCGGCCCTGATCATCGTTTCTTTGGCAGTGATCTTATCACCCATCGAACGGATCTGATCGGGCGTGGGCCCTATGAATTTAATATTGTGTTCACCACATATTTCGGCAAACCGGGCATTTTCTGCCAGAAATCCATAACCCGGATGGATACCATCCGCATTCGTGATCTCGGCAGCTGCCATGATATGGGGAATATTAAGATAAGAATCGGAACTGGCTGCACGGCCTATGCAAACCGCTTCGTCGGCAAATTTTACATGCAGGCTATCTTTATCAGCCGTAGAGTATACCGCCACAGTTTTAATACCCATCTCACGACAGGTACGAATTACCCGCAAGGCAATCTCTCCACGATTGGCAATTAAAATCTTTTTGAACATTGAATTAATTAGTTAGGGTTCTACCAGGAATAAAGGCTGATCGTATTCCACAGGCGAAGCGTCTTCTACCAGCACCTTTACGATACGCCCCTTTACTTCGCTTTCAATTTCGTTGAAGAGTTTCATGGCTTCTATGATACATACCACCTTGCCCGGCAGCACTTCATCCCCTGGCTCCACAAATACGGGTTTGCCGGGTGATGGGCTACGGTAAAAAGTACCGATCATTGGACTTTTGATGGTGATCAGGTTATCAGCAGCAGGTTCGGCCGCTTTTTTATCTCCGGAGGCCTGCGCTGCAGGAGCTGCCAGCGCCTGGGGTTGAGCAACCGCCGGCATGGACATGGGCGCATGCATAGGAGCAGCGATTACGTGTTGAGCAGGTTCTTCTTTTTGTTTGATGGTTAGTTTGAATCCCTTTTCTTCTATGGTCACTTCACCGATGTTGGACTTGTTGATCATTTTGATCAACTCCTGAATTTGTTTAAAATCCATCTGTTTAATTGTTTATGTTGACGGTTGGTTCGGGCAAAACAGGCGGCTAAGATAAGGATTACACATTAAATATGCCCAAAACCCTCTTTTTTAAGCGAATATCCCATGGAATAAAAAAATGGACAACAGAGACGTTCTATTATCCATTACAATATATTATGACAAGAGCTGAACAGCAGTCATGCTTATTCTTTCACGCGTTCTACATATTCACCGCTCTTGGTATTAACCCGGATCAACTCCCCTTCATTTACAAACAAAGGTACGTTTACAGTAGCGCCGGTCTCTACAGTAGCAGGCTTCAGGGTACGGGTAGCCGTATCACCTTTCATGCCGGGTTCACTATAAGTTACTTTCAGCACGATCTTATCAGGCAGCTCCACGCTCATGGGAAGTTCAGTTTCTGTATTGATCAACATCGAAACTTCCTGGCCATCCTTCAGAAATTGCGGAGCATCGATCAGGTCTTCGCTCAAAGCGATCTGCTCAAAAGTCTCCGTATCCATGAAGTTATAACCGCTATCGTCTTTATACAGAAATTGATAATCTTTCCTTTCTACGCGTACCGGATAAATATTATCGCCTGAGTTCCAGGTCTTTTCGATACTGCGCTTATTGTCTACACCTTTCAGTTTGGCCCAGACTTTGGCGGCTGCGCGGGCGGTCTTGTTCTCTCCGAATTCCACGATGGAATACAAGCTGCCATCCAGTTTAATGATCATACCACGGCTGATGTCTGAAGTAGTTGCCATAAAATAGCTGATGATTTTTTCGATTACGAATTTTTCAACCGCCGGCCCCACAGGATGTACACGCGGGCGGCGGGGCAGCAAAACTACGGCAAAATTGTCAGCACACAAAAGGGAAGTAAAAGTTCAAAACAAGCCGCCCCAAAGCCGCCCGGCGGGGAAATTGATCAACAAAAAAACCGGCATGGAAATACCAGCCGGCGTTCAGAAAGCTATGGGAAGCAATAATTAATCAGGTTCTTCCAGGTCCAGCCGGGCATCTATGATAAATGGCTGGCCAGCTACCTGGGCCGGCGGCTGCGTCAATAGACCGCGGGTCTTCGCTGCTGCATAGGCAGTCCTGCGATCGGGTACCGGCGTCACCGTAATCCTTTCATCTTTGTTTTTGGTCGTGATCCTGATCACCCCATTTTTGCCCCTGGTACCATAGAGCGCCTCTGCAGATTGATCTTTTAATACTTCGATCATCTTAATATCTTCCGGTTTCAGGTCTATTTTCCGGATGCTCAGGCTATCGTATATAGTACCATCCAGCACGATCAGGCCGGGAAAACTACCCAGGCCCTCCTTTTGCGCAATTACATTATCATTGATCCTTATTCGCATGGTAGTTGGACGGCCAGGCACAGTATCAGGTACCAGTTTCACAGGAGGTAATTCCGGTTGCACCGGCTTTTTGGGGGCCTTTTTGGTAGTAATGATGATCACCCCGTTTTTTCCCCTT encodes:
- a CDS encoding T9SS type A sorting domain-containing protein, with protein sequence MMKHLYLLLTVCLYCATSTNAQTKYWIGLPTGANWNDPNNWSNSPGGSPGIDVPNGNTYNAVFNQNALVNVDLTSINLNSLTVTNNATARLYTPAVGSIITLFSTSVAAPALQVDLGSTLEDSCSTAGTEFITRFANNSQGLINGTWSFFGVPAVTTPTPLAAGIAYARFPVTTTYTNLVRVNGTIKLANDFTYFDCNVPAYMYFENGSQYWVARSGGIVPRATWHANSTILVTGTVFAGPNVGLPATGQGIGNLVIDCPSVSSGSTSFLLPNGLQINGNLQVLNTNNANMLIGSSSNGNPVNYTILGNLEISPNAFVTLGGTNLGFSYAMQVNGNYVQTGGTFNLRNNIGTVTQPTVLSVKGNFNQSGGTFGCLNTTVSTVSDLFVVELNGTTNQNISSAAGSINNSTNQVVLRLNNTAGATLLTPLAVGKISWNTAGKGNLTTTSTNVLTIKNTDLSDPLVVNGASNSGYVNGPVGRATASNQYYKFPTGKGGALRECEVQPATATTSEYSAEYFGTAYSDLTVQAPLTGVSNQQYWNISRVSGSDAVIRLTLSGAVPGASATDTLVVAHYTGGSWTDARGTKLSPGNSTTGSLETKDLSSFSPFTFAYTSLVVTPIYLTSFTARKDGGTAKLNWVITDNSTPQKFEILRSTTGTNFSVIGTVAGADKKLVYDFTDNALPSGTVYYRLRMIDIDGSGELTKIVAIMNGSKGVVITSMMPTLVTNRARLNITSSEKVSMQLVVTDIYGRSIKNQVHTLTTGNQEIWMNLATLPAGTYQVTGYLQSGEKTSTIRFIKQ
- the der gene encoding ribosome biogenesis GTPase Der, whose amino-acid sequence is MAGFTVAIVGRPNVGKSTFFNRLLEQRKAIVDDVSGVTRDRQYGVADWNGKSFNVIDTGGFVAQSEDIFEKEIRKQVMIALEEANALIFMGDAATGITDLDESMADVLRRTSKPVFLAVNKVDNPDRMLEATEFYGMGFDNVFFISSMTGSGSGELLDAITALIPEEPATESEDYMGEDGEAVPAPPAIPKFAIIGQPNVGKSSLLNALIGQERTIVSDIAGTTRDTIHTHYNLFQKEFVLIDTAGIRRKTKVHEDLEFYSVIRAIKAMDEADVCMLLLDAEKGITAQDLNIFSLLVRKGKGIVILVNKWDLMEKVTNTARDYEEQLKKRLAPFNDVPILFISAKDKLRIHKAIELALDVFDTKSRRISTSQLNEVMLKAIESYHPPVVRGNSIKIKFVTQLPTHVPSFAFFCNYPDEVKQPYKNYLENQLRQNFNFKGVPVRLFFRKK
- the efp gene encoding elongation factor P, which translates into the protein MATTSDISRGMIIKLDGSLYSIVEFGENKTARAAAKVWAKLKGVDNKRSIEKTWNSGDNIYPVRVERKDYQFLYKDDSGYNFMDTETFEQIALSEDLIDAPQFLKDGQEVSMLINTETELPMSVELPDKIVLKVTYSEPGMKGDTATRTLKPATVETGATVNVPLFVNEGELIRVNTKSGEYVERVKE
- the era gene encoding GTPase Era; protein product: MKSGFVSIFGRPNAGKSTLLNALMGEKLAIVSPKVQTTRHRIKGIVTTPGYQIIFSDTPGIIEPTYKLQEKMMHAVQQAKEDTDVAVFLLDVRESLTEVNALFESIQVKAPVIVAINKLDTVDATQKEAVFNFFRSKPYAKEVVGLSALKGLQVDELLQTIVKYLPEGEPFFAEDEMTDLPTRFFVGEMIREKIFYLFKDEIPYHTTVIVREFKEKTTLVKIVADIIVQRESQKAILLGEGGKMIKQLGTDARKDIEAFIGQKVFLELFVKVKPKWRDNDFMLKEYGYH
- the accB gene encoding acetyl-CoA carboxylase biotin carboxyl carrier protein, whose protein sequence is MDFKQIQELIKMINKSNIGEVTIEEKGFKLTIKQKEEPAQHVIAAPMHAPMSMPAVAQPQALAAPAAQASGDKKAAEPAADNLITIKSPMIGTFYRSPSPGKPVFVEPGDEVLPGKVVCIIEAMKLFNEIESEVKGRIVKVLVEDASPVEYDQPLFLVEP
- the accC gene encoding acetyl-CoA carboxylase biotin carboxylase subunit; translation: MFKKILIANRGEIALRVIRTCREMGIKTVAVYSTADKDSLHVKFADEAVCIGRAASSDSYLNIPHIMAAAEITNADGIHPGYGFLAENARFAEICGEHNIKFIGPTPDQIRSMGDKITAKETMIRAGVPVVPGGEGLLQSLEEAKSLAKEIGYPVILKATAGGGGKGMRVVWQEDEMEKNYNTAKIEAGASFKNDGIYMEKFVEEPRHIEIQVAGDRYGKVCHLSERDCSIQRRHQKLVEESPSPFMTPELRQRMGDAAIKAASAIGYESVGTIEFLVDKHRNFYFMEMNTRIQVEHCVTEEVTNFDLIKEQIKIASGEAISGQNYEPQMHAIECRINAEDPYNDFRPSPGKITVLNQPGGHGIRIDSHVYAGYVIPPYYDSMIAKIIAVARTREEAINTMSRALNEYVIEGVKTTIPFHQQLMKNEDFIKGNFNTKFLESFKLL